One window of Salmo salar chromosome ssa11, Ssal_v3.1, whole genome shotgun sequence genomic DNA carries:
- the LOC106562537 gene encoding E3 ubiquitin-protein ligase RNF128, whose translation MAKQTEMFVLFFVCLSGLVQSTTAMIFWTAYVGVHFYDSSTNQTETRFCECGVYGRSSPLESAAGMVVLPASDPQGCSLDPYPSYHNTTTQGSWIALVKRGNCTFSEKIKAAWARGAAAVVVYNLDGTGNSSDYMTHSDSTGTVAIMIGNLQGVEIANIVRSGVAVSMVIEVGKAHGPWMDTYWLYFLSIAFFIVTGASIVYFGFVSAHRLHSLRVIRLTDRRLRNQAKKAIGRLEVRTLKRGDEETKLDSHMCAVCIESYRPGDVVTVLTCGHLFHKACIEPWLLDKRTCPMCKADILKALGVEGPGEEESSSSSVPPPDVPIVTVSGGSDRELLYEVPLNDKHLPTPTLSPQPPTEAWQPHHYDNMAFQRETHSQGNVTTRG comes from the coding sequence ATGGCTAAACagacagagatgtttgtcctgTTCTTCGTCTGTCTGTCCGGGCTGGTCCAGTCTACGACAGCGATGATATTCTGGACAGCGTACGTGGGGGTACATTTCTACGACAGCAGCACTAACCAGACAGAGACCAGGTTCTGTGAGTGTGGGGTGTACGGGCGTTCCTCCCCTCTGGAGAGCGCTGCCGGGATGGTGGTCCTCCCTGCCTCAGACCCCCAGGGCTGCAGCCTGGACCCCTACCCCTCctaccacaacaccaccacccagggGTCCTGGATCGCTCTGGTCAAGAGGGGAAACTGTACCTTCAGTGAGAAGATCAAGGCAGCCTGGGCCAGGGGGGCGGCGGCCGTAGTGGTCTATAACCTGGATGGAACCGGTAACAGCTCAGATTACATGACGCACAGCGACAGCACTGGCACCGTGGCCATCATGATCGGTAACCTCCAGGGGGTAGAGATCGCTAACATAGTGCGGAGTGGTGTGGCCGTCTCCATGGTGATCGAGGTGGGCAAAGCCCATGGGCCCTGGATGGACACCTATTGGCTCTACTTCCTGTCTATCGCCTTCTTCATTGTGACGGGCGCCTCCATTGTCTACTTCGGATTTGTCTCCGCCCACCGGCTGCACAGTCTCAGGGTGATCCGTCTCACCGATAGGCGGCTGAGGAATCAGGCCAAGAAAGCGATTGGTCGGCTGGAGGTGCGTACGCTGAAGCGCGGGGACGAGGAGACAAAGTTGGACAGCCACATGTGTGCCGTGTGTATCGAGTCATACCGCCCAGGAGATGTAGTGACCGTCCTGACCTGTGGTCATCTGTTCCACAAGGCCTGTATCGAGCCCTGGCTGCTGGACAAGAGGACCTGCCCCATGTGTAAGGCTGACATCCTGAAGGCCTTAGGAGTGGAGGGGcctggggaggaggagagcagcAGTTCCTCTGTCCCACCACCAGATGTCCCTATCGTCACAGTGTCTGGAGGATCAGATAGAGAGCTGCTGTATGAGGTCCCTCTCAATGACAAACACCTTCCGACCCCCACCCTGAGTCCTCAACCCCCCACCGAGGCCTGGCAACCACATCACTATGACAATATGGCCTTCCAGCGAGAGACACACTCTCAGGGGAACGTGACCACCAGAGGATAA